In Thermanaerovibrio velox DSM 12556, the genomic stretch TAGCAGCGCCGATCATGAGGGAATTAGCCATGTTGTTACGCCCGTCGCCAACGTACACAAGCTTTATACCCTTAAGGCAGCCAAACTCCTCCTGAATGGTGAGGAAATCCGCAAGAACCTGGGTGGGATGGAACTCGTCGGTGAGTCCGTTCCAAACGGGAACGCCAGCGTACTTGGCAAGCTCCTCAACCACGGACTGCTTAAAGCCACGGAACTCGATGCCATCAAACATCCTGCCCAAAACCCTAGCGGTATCGGCCACATCCTCCTTGTGCCCGAGCTGGATGTCGTTCTTACCCAGGTACTCAGGATGCCCGCCCTCGTCGATGCACGCGACAGTAAAAGCACAACGGGTCCTGGTAGAGGGCTTCTCAAAAATAAGGGCCACGTTCTTACCCGCCAGGAGGTTACCCCTTATCCCAGCCCTCTTCTTGTTCTTGAGATCCCGAGAGAGATCCAAGAGGAACTTTATCTCCTCCGGAGTATGGTGCCTCAGGCTCAAAAGATGACGTCCCCTAAGGTTCACTGCCATGATCTATTCCTCCCTGTTTTGTTAAGTATCGGAAACTCCCAAGCTTCAACTGCACAAGCAGGTCCAGAGGGAATCGAACTTTCGGGACAGTAAAATAAACCTGGGAGATCCGATGGTTTACTGTTCAATATTACCACAAAGGATTAGATTTTCAATAGCCCTTCTCAGGGGAGATGAGTGTCCCCTGCGCGGGACAGGACCTCCCTCAATATTTCCGGTATTACAGATTCCATCATCTCCAGCGGCCAAGATCCAAGCGATTTCCCCCGTGCAAAAACTATAAAGCCCGATGGAGCGCCAGCTATCCCTAAATCAGCCCCAGCGGCTTCCCTCGGCCCATTAACTTCACATCCCATGACAGCGACCTTGAATCCATCAGGAACATCGTCAATCCCATCAAAGATCTTGCGGACTTTGTCAACATACACCTTGGAGTCCATCCTACACCTGCCACAGGTAGGACAACTTATCCACTCCACTCCTTTTGAACGGATGCCCAGCGACCTGAGGATTTGATAAGCCGCCTTGACCTCAAGCACTCCATCCCCCGAAAGGCTCACCCTTATGGTATCCCCTATTCCGCTCATCAAGAGACCACCTATACCAACAGCGCTTTTTATCGCCCCCTCGAAAGGAGGCCCCGCCTCGGTTATACCTATGTGGAAGGGAAGATCATATATGGATGCGAGCATGTGATTAGCCCTCATGGTCTCCTTAACATCCGAGGACTTGGCCGAAACTATTACATCCTCAAAGCCATTTTGAAGGCACAAATCAACTTGCTCCCTAACTGCTAATACCAATGCCTTCGCCCTATCCCCATCAGCCCTAGCTATCTGATCATTGCTGAGGGATCCTCCATTTGCCCCAACCCTTATTACCACATTAGCATCCCTTGCAGCGGCCAGGACTTTCATCATCCTGTCCTCTCCACCAAGGTTCCCAGGGTTCACCCTCACGGATAGACACCCGGCTATCATGGCAGACAGGGCCAACCGATGGTCGAAGTGGATATCTGCCATTATTGGGATAGGAGAGGAGTTGACCACCTCTTTAAGAGATGTCTCCTGCTTAAGATCACGATAAGAGGTACGAACCAGCTCACAACCCGCTACCTTGAGCCCATGGAGCTCGTTGATGCATCCATCAATGTCCTCTAGGGGGGTTTTAAGCATGCTCTCAACCCTCACCGGCGATCCACCGCCTATAGACAAACCTCCAATTGATACGCTTCTGATGCTGCCCAACAAACCATCTCCCTCAAGGTTGTTGTCTATCTATCATGAAAGATCAACCTCTGTATATCCTTCCATGTAACCCACAGCATCAACATCATCAAGAGGGCAAAACCCAGGTAGTGAACCATCCCCTCGTACTTGTCCGGTATCTTTCGGCGGAATAGGACTTCCAGAATTACGAAGATAAGCCTTCCCCCATCCAGCGCCGGGAACGGAAGGAGGTTCACCAGGCCTAGCTGCAGGTTGATAGCGGCTATGAAAGCCACTAATTCCCAAACTCCACGTCTTGCCACATCACCCGCCGCCGCCGCAATGCCCACCGGCCCGGATACATCAACCGGTTTAAACCGGAACCACCAGTTCCATATCCCCTCAAGCATACCTACTGCTAGGTCTATGGAATATCTATACGCCCCCCTTATGGACTCCAACCAAGAAAGCCTCTTCATGGCCGGCCTTACTCCAAGAAGGAACTGACCGTCCCTGTCCTTGGGTATCTTCACATACAAATATCTATTAACTCCATTGGACATGACGCCTAGTATCAGTTCTCCTTTTGGCGCTTCCCGCCTTATCCTGGTGGCCATCTGGGACCAATCCAAAACCCTTACCCCGTTGACTTCTAATATCCTGTCCCCTGCTTTTAAGCCAATAGACTCCGCAGGGTAACCAGGCATAACCTGACCTATCTCGGTGGATTTCATGTCAAATACACCGTGAAAGTGTAAAACCGCCGTGGCCAGCATGAAGGCTAGTACGACATTGAATATGGCACCGCAGGAAAGGATAAAAGCCCTCGCCAAGGGTCCCTTAGAATTGAATCCTCCCGGCCCCTCTTCATCATCTCCTTCCATGCCAGCTAATTTAACAAAGCCCCCTATAGGTACTATGCGGATGGACCACTTGGTACCCCATTTATCCCAAGAAAAAACAGGGGCACCCATCCCCATTGAAAACTCTCTAACTGAAACTCCGCAAACCCTCGCGGATATAAAGTGCCCAAACTCATGAACCAAAACGCTTATCGATATTACAAAAAGGAATGCCACTACGCTTACAGCCAAATCAAAGCCTCCCAAGTGATTCACATACTTTTAATGCCATTTCCCGACCATGCTCTACCAGTGCTAATGCTTCATCCACTGACCCTGGGGCTGGACCAGAGTAAGAGGACATAACATCCTCCAGGACTCGAGGAATCTGGTCAAACGCTATACGCCCGGTGAGGAAGGATTCTACTGCCACCTCATCAGCCCCCACGTAAAGAGCAGGATACGGACCATCCTTTTTACCCGCTTCCTTGGCCAAAAAGAAAGCTTGGAAGCGGTCTTTCTCAACCTCTCGAAAACACAGATCCCAATCCGAAATGGCAACCGGTGCTAGGTGATCTGCCAAGGGCAACCTCTCAGGATATGAAAGGGCCATTGCAGCAGGCAATCGCATGTCAGCACGGGATAACACCATCTTGTATGTTCCATCCTTGAACATCACCATCCCATGGACCTGCGACCTGGGATGTATCAATGCATCGACCCGATCCATAGGGATATCGAATAACCGCATGGCCTCTATGCATTCAATGCCCTTGTTGGCCATGGTAGCACTATCCACGGTTATCTTGGCCCCCATTGACCATACAGGATGTGCCAACGCTTCCGACGGGGTGACATGCTTAAGACGATCCAACGGGACATCCCGGAAAGGCCCCCCAGAGGCAGTTAAGATAACCCTCTCAACTTCGGATGGTTCTCCCATAATACATTGCCATATTGCACTGTGTTCGCTATCCACAGGCCTTACCTGCCCTGGCCTCGCCTTGCCAAGTATCCAAGGCCCGGCCACCACGATGCTCTCTTTATTGGCTATCGAGACGTCAATCCCCATCGATACCGCCAGGTCAAAGTGAGGGACACACTGAGTACCGGAGGCCAAAAAGGCCCAATGTTGAACGTTCTCCCTCTGGATCATCTCCATAAGGCCAAGGGATCCTCCGTAAACCCGTCCTTCAAAAGAAACGACAGATGGATCTCCACTAAAAGAACATATGGCCTCACAACCAAACTTCTTAGCCAGCGACACAAGACCGGAAACGTTTCTCCCGGAGGCCATCGCCACTACTTTGAACCTGTCAGGATAAAGGGCGCATACATCACAAAACGCCTTACCCACGCTGCCAGTAGCCCCCACGATGCCCACCCTGACTGGAGTCAACAACACTACCTCCCTATCACCTCAAAGATAATGAACGCAAGCGAGGAGTTAACTAATATGCTGTCAAACCTGTCCAAGAGCCCCCCATGGCCAGGGATGAGGCTTCCGCTGTCCTTCACCCCCGCCTCTCTCTTTAACACCGACTCACCGAGATCCCCCAGCTGCCCCATAAATCCACAAAGCAGTCCCAAGAGGAGCAGTGGGAGAGGGGGAAACTCAAAAACCAAGGCAAGAAGCGATGAGCCAAAAAGGCTGCCAAGCACTCCACCGGCAAACCCCTCCCAAGTCTTCTTCCCGCTTACCTTGTCACACAGCGGATATTTGCCCCAAATGCTACCCACAAAATAAGCGGTGACATCACAGAACCAAGTACACATAAATATGGTAAGGACAAAAAGCCTCCCCCAGGTTTGTTCTCTTAGGATTATAAGGAAACACCACGGCAATATTACGTATGCAACCCCCGCTAAGGTACCTCCGATATTTGCTAGAGCATCGCTTTGTCCAGTCCCCTGTCGTCTAAGTACCTCCACGAACAGAACCAAAAAAGCTAGAAGCGATATAACCGCTAGTATCGACGATAGGCTTAGCCCCATGGATGCTACCCACAACATCATAAGCCCCGCCGCCAAACCCATCGCTTTGGACATGGTATAACGGGATGAGAGTAGCGAGTAAAACTCCCATAAGGACCCCATAGCTATGACGGATACCACCAGCTTCCAATACCATCCTCCCACATAGAGGGAGGACAGGACAAGCGCTCCCAGCAAGGTGCCACTCACGGTTCTCAACACCAGGTTGCTCTTGAAAGCCTCACTGAGCCTTGACCCCTCCATACCGCCTATCCCTCCTAGCGTAGTCTAATACGGCTTCCCGAAGATCCTGAGCTCCAAAATCCGGCCAGTACTTAGGGGAGAACACAAACTCGCTGTATGCACACTGAAAAAGCCAGAAATTGCTTATCCTAAGCTCACCACTGGTCCTTATCACTAGATCAGGGTCCGGTAGGTCTGGCAGGTACAGGAAGTTCCTAAACACATGCTCATCAACCGCCTCAACCCGAGCAGATAAAAGCCGGTTTATCGCGTCCAGTATCTCTTGCCTACCTCCATAGTTAAGGCAAACCACAACCGTTATCGCACTGCAATCCTGGGTCTCCCGCTCCCCGTATTCCACTATCCGCTGTAGATCTTCCGGTAAATCTTGGATTCGTCCCGCAAACCGAAGACGCCCTCCTTCGGCCTTAAGCTTCTTAACCTTCAGTTTAACGTAATAGCGAAATAACCCCATCAGCCCGGAAACCTCTCCGGAGTCCCGTTTCCAGTTCTCAGTGGAAAAAGCGTACAAGGATATGTACCTTACACCCATATCCTTAGCTGCCCTTACCACCTCCTCTACCCTTTTTACCCCCGCGTGATGTCCCATAACCCTGGGTAACCCCCGCTCCCTGGCCCACCTTCCGTTGCCATCCATCACTATCCCAACGTGGAGGGGGATCCTATGACTAAGTTCCCCTGGTATTAAAAGGTCCGACATCCTAACGATCCCTTCCCATTAGATGATCCCACCTGGCTTTTACCTCTTGTATGTCCTGCCATGTCAAATGTTTAGGCCCCCCGGCTTTATTGGAAGGGTTCCTGAGTAAATAACTTGGGTGAAACATCGGCATGACCGGGATGCCTCTCCACTCATACCATCTCCCCCTAAGCTTTGATATCCCCTCCTGGGTCTTAAGTATCCATTTGGTAGGAGTACTACCTAGCAGGACCAAAAGCTTTGGACGAACCAACATAATCTGGGAGTTAAGGTATGTATCACAGGCCATCATCTCTTCATATGTGGGTACCCGGTTACCAGGGGGACGACATTTGACCACGTTGGTTATATATACCCCACCCCGATCTATTCCCGCAGCAGCAAGTATCTGGGTAAGCAGCTGGCCAGCACGACCTACAAAGGGCCTGCCCTGTTCATCCTCATCTGCGCCAGGACCCTCCCCAATGAACATAAGCCCTCCATCTAAGCTGCCCTCACCAAAAACTACCTTTGTCCTTGTAGGGCAAAGACCACAACGATCGCACACCTCCGCCTTTTTGCGGACCTCTTCCAACATGAACCTTCTAGCGTCAGCGCTAAGAGGTTCATCAAAAGACGGAAATGCCATATTAAAAACACACCTCGCTAACGATTACGTCAAAATGCGATATCTCTATCCCAGTAAAATAGCGCACTCCCAATATGACCCTCCTCCTAACTTGGCGCATAACCTCAAGGAAGGTTTTCTCTCCTGGCCTCATGCCCAAATCAAGCTGAACGGATACACCTTCATCCTCTGGTTTGACCTTCACCTGAATAACTTTTTCCACCTGATGTGTTAGAAGGGCTATGTGAGTTATCATCTCTCCCACCGCTTGTGGTTCTATATGAAGGGCACCTATGAAATTGAATGGGGGACGCACGATCGTCTTCTCCCCGTCATACGAACCTTCCTTGGGACGCCACAACACCTTAAGCCTTCCCACCAGCTTTCCTGCAAAATTTCTTCTTACCTGAACATGTGACACCGGAATGACATGCTGCCCCTTCCCCCTGCGCTCTCTCCTAGCCTTAGCAATCTCCTCAGGGGTAGAGACTTCCTCGATCCTTATCACCCTCTCGGGTCTTCTCAAACCAAGACGGGAGGCCACCTTGAAGGCCATGCCCTCAGAAGTGGCTATTATCATTACAGAACTGGGTGCCGCCTTTGCGAAGAAATCAGATACCGCCTGCCGATGGTCTTCGAACTCGAACATGGCACGCCTTATAGCCCTGACCTGATTCCGCTCCGCCTTGGCACTCTTACCACAAACTATCTGCCCCCGCCTTATTACCAACCCATCGTCTATTATGTACTCCGCACCGATGCTTGCAGCCACCATCTGAGCCCGCTGGCTCTTACCGGTACCGGCGGGCCCGACAAAAGCAAAAACGCTATGGAACGATCTGTTATCGATGCCCTCCAAGGCCTATCCTCCTAAGCGCCTCAGAACCCGGTCAAACTCCTTAAGGAACCTATCGTTCTCCTCCGGCAACCCAACGGTAACCCTTATGGTACCCTCAAGCCCAAGATCCTCACCGTTTCTCACTATCACTCCCTTGGCTAGAAGGGCCTCGTAAACATCATTTGCACGAGTTAGGCTAATCAACAAAAAGTTAGCATGTGTATTATGAACTCTCACTCCCATATTACACAGTACTCGATGCATTCGATCCCTTTCCAAGATGGTCCTATCCCGGATGGAGGATATATGGTCCTGGCATCCTAGGGCCGCTATGGCCGCCGCCTGTCCTATCGCATTGACAGAGAAAACCCTTCTGACCTTTCCGAAAGCTTCAGCTATGGGCTTTGGAGCTATGGCATAGCCGATTCTAAGACCCGCAAGACCATAAATCTTGGAGAAAGTTCTAAGT encodes the following:
- the ispG gene encoding (E)-4-hydroxy-3-methylbut-2-enyl-diphosphate synthase; amino-acid sequence: MLKTPLEDIDGCINELHGLKVAGCELVRTSYRDLKQETSLKEVVNSSPIPIMADIHFDHRLALSAMIAGCLSVRVNPGNLGGEDRMMKVLAAARDANVVIRVGANGGSLSNDQIARADGDRAKALVLAVREQVDLCLQNGFEDVIVSAKSSDVKETMRANHMLASIYDLPFHIGITEAGPPFEGAIKSAVGIGGLLMSGIGDTIRVSLSGDGVLEVKAAYQILRSLGIRSKGVEWISCPTCGRCRMDSKVYVDKVRKIFDGIDDVPDGFKVAVMGCEVNGPREAAGADLGIAGAPSGFIVFARGKSLGSWPLEMMESVIPEILREVLSRAGDTHLP
- the uppS gene encoding polyprenyl diphosphate synthase; translated protein: MSDLLIPGELSHRIPLHVGIVMDGNGRWARERGLPRVMGHHAGVKRVEEVVRAAKDMGVRYISLYAFSTENWKRDSGEVSGLMGLFRYYVKLKVKKLKAEGGRLRFAGRIQDLPEDLQRIVEYGERETQDCSAITVVVCLNYGGRQEILDAINRLLSARVEAVDEHVFRNFLYLPDLPDPDLVIRTSGELRISNFWLFQCAYSEFVFSPKYWPDFGAQDLREAVLDYARRDRRYGGVKAQ
- a CDS encoding M50 family metallopeptidase — its product is MAVSVVAFLFVISISVLVHEFGHFISARVCGVSVREFSMGMGAPVFSWDKWGTKWSIRIVPIGGFVKLAGMEGDDEEGPGGFNSKGPLARAFILSCGAIFNVVLAFMLATAVLHFHGVFDMKSTEIGQVMPGYPAESIGLKAGDRILEVNGVRVLDWSQMATRIRREAPKGELILGVMSNGVNRYLYVKIPKDRDGQFLLGVRPAMKRLSWLESIRGAYRYSIDLAVGMLEGIWNWWFRFKPVDVSGPVGIAAAAGDVARRGVWELVAFIAAINLQLGLVNLLPFPALDGGRLIFVILEVLFRRKIPDKYEGMVHYLGFALLMMLMLWVTWKDIQRLIFHDR
- a CDS encoding 1-deoxy-D-xylulose-5-phosphate reductoisomerase, whose amino-acid sequence is MLLTPVRVGIVGATGSVGKAFCDVCALYPDRFKVVAMASGRNVSGLVSLAKKFGCEAICSFSGDPSVVSFEGRVYGGSLGLMEMIQRENVQHWAFLASGTQCVPHFDLAVSMGIDVSIANKESIVVAGPWILGKARPGQVRPVDSEHSAIWQCIMGEPSEVERVILTASGGPFRDVPLDRLKHVTPSEALAHPVWSMGAKITVDSATMANKGIECIEAMRLFDIPMDRVDALIHPRSQVHGMVMFKDGTYKMVLSRADMRLPAAMALSYPERLPLADHLAPVAISDWDLCFREVEKDRFQAFFLAKEAGKKDGPYPALYVGADEVAVESFLTGRIAFDQIPRVLEDVMSSYSGPAPGSVDEALALVEHGREMALKVCESLGRL
- a CDS encoding uracil-DNA glycosylase; this encodes MAFPSFDEPLSADARRFMLEEVRKKAEVCDRCGLCPTRTKVVFGEGSLDGGLMFIGEGPGADEDEQGRPFVGRAGQLLTQILAAAGIDRGGVYITNVVKCRPPGNRVPTYEEMMACDTYLNSQIMLVRPKLLVLLGSTPTKWILKTQEGISKLRGRWYEWRGIPVMPMFHPSYLLRNPSNKAGGPKHLTWQDIQEVKARWDHLMGRDR
- the argF gene encoding ornithine carbamoyltransferase — encoded protein: MAVNLRGRHLLSLRHHTPEEIKFLLDLSRDLKNKKRAGIRGNLLAGKNVALIFEKPSTRTRCAFTVACIDEGGHPEYLGKNDIQLGHKEDVADTARVLGRMFDGIEFRGFKQSVVEELAKYAGVPVWNGLTDEFHPTQVLADFLTIQEEFGCLKGIKLVYVGDGRNNMANSLMIGAAKMGMHFVIGSPKSLFPEASLVAECKKIAEECGSGAVIEITEDPKEAVNGAHVIYTDVWASMGEEDKLAERKAILQPYQVNKDLMAATGREDTIFMHCLPAVKGYEVTEDVFESRQSRVFDEAENRMHTIKAVMVSSIGNL
- a CDS encoding phosphatidate cytidylyltransferase, coding for MEGSRLSEAFKSNLVLRTVSGTLLGALVLSSLYVGGWYWKLVVSVIAMGSLWEFYSLLSSRYTMSKAMGLAAGLMMLWVASMGLSLSSILAVISLLAFLVLFVEVLRRQGTGQSDALANIGGTLAGVAYVILPWCFLIILREQTWGRLFVLTIFMCTWFCDVTAYFVGSIWGKYPLCDKVSGKKTWEGFAGGVLGSLFGSSLLALVFEFPPLPLLLLGLLCGFMGQLGDLGESVLKREAGVKDSGSLIPGHGGLLDRFDSILVNSSLAFIIFEVIGR